From a single Columba livia isolate bColLiv1 breed racing homer chromosome 15, bColLiv1.pat.W.v2, whole genome shotgun sequence genomic region:
- the LOC102086597 gene encoding uncharacterized protein LOC102086597, with product MGRLDDHAKRRIVELRRAGLSFRKIKKVLELDDIRVTPQAVYLFLKRKSVEPGSMAAGWDGDQPWPLQRGREAEPPEPPWARPPAMPSGDPASSQDSKEGIQIVSVTSLCKDGGQLGEALPVGLPSRNGNDGFTGTPSALGGPATPLQPLPSRGQLVTPPARNPAPMVKKKIVVDRAVLLQEKVKDASTQTALLNPTIPGNQNLAWGGPVLPPAPSSHAIAEKLDAVQTEIQKLSQALHAVLERQCCLERQQEQQQRLQQEMLMTLQQLSSTVSHGTVPANQPCVPFSGMVEPSPTVPNFSQFKMELI from the exons ATGGGTCGGCTGGATGACCATGCCAAGAGGAGGATTGTGGAGCTGcgcagggctgggctgagcttCCGCAAGATCAAGAAGGTGCTGGAGCTGGACGATATCCGGGTGACGCCGCAAGCTGTGTACCTCTTCCTCAAGAGGAAGAGTGTGGAGCCAGGGTCTATGGCAGCTGGCTGGGATGGGGACCAGCCCTGGCCCCTGCAGCGGGGGCGTGAAGCTGAGCCACCTGAGCCCCCATGGGCCCGACCCCCAGCAATGCCCAGTGGGGACCCCGCCAGCAGCCAAGACAGCAAGGAGGGCATCCAGATTGTTAGCGTGACCTCGCTCTGCAAGGACGGTGGGCAGCTTGGGGAGGCCCTGCCTGTGGGACTGCCCTCCAGGAACG GCAATGATGGCTTCACAGGCACACCCTCGGCTCTGGGGGGCCCAGCCACGCCCCTGCAACCCCTGCCCAGCCGAGGGCAGCTGGTCACACCCCCCGCCAGGAACCCAGCCCCGATGGTGAAGAAGAAGATCGTCGTGGACAGGGCTGTCCTCCTGCAGGAAAAG GTCAAAGATGCCAGTACTCAGACTGCCCTGCTGAATCCCACGATTCCTGGAAATCAAAACCTTGCTTGGGGTGGACCGGTGCTTCCCCCTGCTCCCAGTTCCCACGCCATTGCTGAAAAGTTGGATGCTGTACAGACGGAGATCCAGAAGCTGAGCCAGGCCCTGCACGCGGTGCTGGAGAGACAATGCTGCCTGGAgcgccagcaggagcagcagcagcggctgcagcaggagatgctgatgacgctgcagcagctcagctccaccGTGAGCCACGGCACGGTGCCGGCCaaccagccctgtgtccccttcaGTGGTATGGTTGAGCCCTCTCCCACTGTGCCCAACTTCAGCCAGTTCAAGATGGAGCTCATCTGA